Proteins encoded by one window of Coregonus clupeaformis isolate EN_2021a unplaced genomic scaffold, ASM2061545v1 scaf0001, whole genome shotgun sequence:
- the LOC123481263 gene encoding E3 SUMO-protein ligase KIAA1586-like: MKKGHKRRCATPVDGRHHSEGQVTMKRKGDIADFFVKRHKSGPDQAQADPTPKTSSPGSSQPGASQASQCEHREGSSLPPPDINNDWPDLWSAKQTEDFKSKNPWLGSKNKKLGCLVCSSVNSIGIDKEQGQGVSLSREWMNFEIQVSGQGSRTTSLSILRNKVRKHALSKAHTQAVKVAEQQKEAAIENAVETMTESYMKETEAVFRTAYHLAKKNRPFSDHESLIELQELNGVKMGSILHSRYSATQIIQHVASEMQSKIISSIIASSSKLAVLIDEASSLSHKAVMTVSIKASIQEESPEFIFLELVELENQRADGILQALLTCLTNAGFTEEWLHENWVTFVSDGASVMLGKKSGVATRLTLRFPKLFVWHCMNHRLELAVSDAVDEVNSVNHFKTFIQKLYSLYSVSNKNERELVNAAAEVGSQLLRIGRILDVRWVASSFRTVRAVWTSLGALVQHFKNACSDEMRSTKERQMYRGLLDRVQSPEFICDLGLMYDTLHELSLLSQELQSRSITLLRAEHLLKRSIRVIQSFKESPGEKYSEALEAKQTGEYRSIALKTNAKLKSINPGQFLQSLVNNLEKRLSFEDETIMDLSILDQSKWPSKPSIRHGEEQV; encoded by the exons ATGAAGAAAGGACACAAGCGGCGGTGTGCCACCCCAGTTGATGGAAGACATCATTCTGAG GGACAGGTAACCATGAAAAGGAAGGGAGATATTGCAGACTTTTTTGTAAAGAGGCACAAATCAGGCCCAGATCAGGCCCAGGCAGACCCCACCCCTAAAACCAGCAGCCCTGGCAGCTCTCAACCGGGAGCTAGCCAGGCAAGTCAGTGTGAGCATAGAGAAGGATCCAGTCTACCACCACCAG ACATCAATAATGACTGGCCAGACCTGTGGAGTGCTAAACAAACAGAAGACTTCAAATCCAAGAACCCCTGGTTGGGATCCAAAAACAAAAAATTGG GATGTCTGGTCTGTAGCAGTGTGAACTCCATTGGGATCGACAAGGAGCAAGGACAAGGTGTATCGCTCTCaagagaatggatgaactttgaaATTCAAGTGTCTGGCCAGGGAAGTAGAACAACAAGTTTGTCAATCTTGAGAAATAAGGTGAGGAAACATGCGTTGTCCAAGGCCCACACTCAGGCTGTGAAGGTGGCAGagcaacagaaagaagctgccatTGAGAATGCAGTGGAGACTATGACTGAGTCCTACATGAAGGAAACTGAAGCTGTGTTTCGAACAGCCTACCATCTGGCCAAAAAGAACCGACCCTTTTCTGACCATGAGAGCCTCATTGAGCTGCAGGAACTGAATGGTGTAAAAATGGGCTCAATACTTCATTCACGTTACAGTGcaacacaaataatacaacatgTTGCTAGTGAGATGCAGAGCAAAATCATCAGTAGCATTATAGCATCATCCAGTAAGTTAGCTGTCCTAATTGACGAGGCATCTTCTTTAAGTCACAAAGCTGTCATGACAGTTTCTATTAAAGCATCAATTCAAGAAGAAAGCCCTGAGTTCATATTCCTGGAACTTGTTGAACTGGAAAATCAGAGAGCAGATGGCATATTACAGGCGTTACTCACCTGTTTAACTAATgctggctttacagaagagtggcttcATGAAAACTGGGTAACATTTGTATCTGATGGAGCCAGTGTCATGCTAGGAAAGAAGTCAGGAGTAGCAACCAGACTGACTTTGAGATTCCCAAAGCTTTTTGTATGGCACTGCATGAACCATAGACTTGAACTTGCTGTGTCAGATGCAGTTGATGAGGTAAACTCTGTCAATCACTTTAAAACTTTTATCCAGAAGCTATACTCTCTGTATAGTGTGTCAAACAAAAATGAACGTGAACTTGTTAATGCAGCAGCTGAAGTAGGCTCACAACTTCTTCGCATTGGCAGAATCTTGGATGTACGCTGGGTGGCCAGTAGCTTTCGGACTGTTCGTGCTGTTTGGACATCCCTGGGAGCTCTTGTGCAGCACTTTAAAAATGCTTGCAGTGATGAGATGAGGTCCACCAAAGAGAGGCAGATGTACAGAGGTTTGTTAGACCGTGTTCAAAGTCCAGAATTCATTTGTGACCTTGGCCTCATGTACGACACTCTCCATGAACTAAGTCTCCTGTCACAGGAGCTTCAGTCTCGTTCTATAACGCTCCTCAGAGCAGAGCATCTGCTGAAACGCTCAATCAGAGTGATCCAGTCATTCAAAGAGAGTCCAGGTGAGAAATATAGTGAGGCTTTAGAAgcaaaacagactggggagtatcGGTCTATAGCCCTGAAAACAAATGCAAAGCTGAAGTCTATCAATCCAGGCCAGTTCTTACAAAGCCTTGTGAACAATCTGGAGAAACGCTTGTCTTTTGAAGATGAGACCATCATGGACCTCAGCATCCTTGATCAGAGTAAGTGGCCATCAAAGCCCAGCATCCGCCATGGTGAAGAACAAGTTTAG